In one Motacilla alba alba isolate MOTALB_02 chromosome 7, Motacilla_alba_V1.0_pri, whole genome shotgun sequence genomic region, the following are encoded:
- the LOC119703554 gene encoding splicing factor 3B subunit 4-like, with amino-acid sequence MFGQATKRIHLWIATALRCARGRGRAAARGARTRGRCSSPTRPLDPLAASPRSGTATRQVTGAALGPPSLLSFPPLTPPFGPSSRHPLPSPAPMWRPGRGRQGRPRQPPPLAGLALAPPARFEPPASRPRDGGGRRGPASADGSGARRIYRSLRAPR; translated from the exons ATGTTTGGCCAAGCAACCAAAAGAATTCATCTCTGGATAGCGACAGCCTTACG GTGCGCCCGAGGGAGGGGACGCGCCGCGGCCCGCGGGGCCCGGACCAGAGGacgctgctccagccccacccGGCCTCTGGATCCCTTGGCCGCCTCCCCCCGCTCCGGCACCGCCACACGCCAGGTGACAGGAGCCGCTCTCGGCCCgccctccctcctttccttccctcccctcacGCCGCCATTCGGCCCCTCTTCCCGCCACCCGCTCCCCTCCCCCGCGCCAATGTGGAggccggggagggggcggcaGGGCCGGCCGCGCCAGCCGCCACCACTCGCGGGCCTGGCCCTCGCCCCCCCGGCGAGGTTCGAACCGCCCGCCTCCCGCCCAAGGGACGGGGGCGGCCGCCGGGGGCCGGCCAGCGCTGACGGCAGCGGAGCCAGGCGCATCTACCGCTCCCTCAGGGCACCGAGATAG
- the ERCC3 gene encoding general transcription and DNA repair factor IIH helicase subunit XPB, with product MGRKERDKKKSKKRHYDDDEDDEDEGAGKEPQEAVPSAAGKQVEESGTKVDEYGAKDYRLQMPLKADHSSRPLWVAPDGHIFLEAFSPVYKYAQDFLVAIAEPVCRPTHIHEYKLTAYSLYAAVSVGLQTSDITEYLQKLSKTGVPDGIIQFIKLCTVSYGKVKLVLKHNRYFVESTHPDVIQQLLQDHVIKECRLRNAEGEETELITETFTSKSAISKSSEGGLGPSTSQGTDAQNKPDVPADLFEFYEQMDKDEEEEEETQTVSFEVKQEMIEELQKRCIHLEYPLLAEYDFRNDSVNPDINIDLKPTAVLRPYQEKSLRKMFGNGRARSGVIVLPCGAGKSLVGVTAACTVRKRCLVLGNSAVSVEQWKAQFKMWSTIDDSQICRFTSDAKDKPIGCSVAISTYSMLGHTTKRSWEAERVMEWLKSQEWGLMILDEVHTIPAKMFRRVLTIVQAHCKLGLTATLVREDDKIVDLNFLIGPKLYEANWMELQNNGYIAKVQCAEVWCPMSPEFYREYVAIKTKKRILLYTMNPNKFRACQFLIKFHERRNDKIIVFADNVFALKEYAVRLGKPYIYGPTAQGERMQILQNFKHNPKINTIFISKVGDTSFDLPEANVLIQISSHGGSRRQEAQRLGRVLRAKKGMVAEEYNAFFYSLVSQDTQEMAYSTKRQRFLVDQGYSFKVITKLAGMEEEELSFSTKEEQQQLLQKVLQASDLDAEEEVVAGEYGSKSAQVSRRPGTMSSMSGADDTVYMEYHSSRSKASSSKHIHPLFKRFRK from the exons ATGGGCAGGAAGGAGCGgg ATAAGAAGAAGTCCAAGAAGCGCCATTACGATGACGACGAAGACGATGAGGACGAAGGTGCCGGGAAGGAGCCGCAGGAGGCGGTGCCGTCGGCGGCGGGGAAGCAGGTGGAGGAGAGCGGCACCAAGGTGGACGAGTACGGCGCCAAGGACTACCGGCTGCAGATGCCGCTGAAGGCCGACCACAGCTCGCGGCCGCTCTGGGTG GCTCCTGATGGTCATATATTTTTGGAAGCCTTTTCTCCAGTTTACAAATATGCACAGGACTTTCTGGTTGCCATTGCTGAGCCTGTGTGCAGACCCACCCATATTCACGAGTACAAGCTGACTGCTTACTCCCTGTATGCTGCTGTGAGTGTGGGCTTGCAGACAAGTGACATCACCGAGTATTTGCAGAAACTCAGCAAGACTGGTGTCCCAGATGGAATAATTCAGTTTATCAAG CTGTGCACCGTCAGCTATGGGAAGGTGAAGCTGGTTCTGAAACATAACAG gTATTTTGTGGAGAGTACCCACCCTGATGTCattcagcagcttctgcaagACCATGTAATTAAAGAATGTCGCCTGAGGAATGCTGAAGGTGAAGAGACAGAGCTGATTACAGAGACATTCACAAGTAAATCAGCG ATTTCCAAATCTAGTGAAGGTGGCCTTGGTCCATCAACTTCACAGGGAACAGATGCTCAGAATAAGCCAGATGTCCCAGCTGACTTATTTGAGTTTTATGAACAGATGGACaaagatgaggaggaggaggaggaaacacAGACGGTGTCTTTTGAAGTCAAGCAG GAGATGATTGAAGAACTTCAGAAGCGTTGTATCCATTTGGAGTACCCCTTGCTGGCAGAATATGATTTCagaaatgattctgtgaatcctgATATCAATATAGATCTGAAACCTACTGCAGTCCTCAGGCCCTATCAAGAGAAAAGCCTAAGGAAGATGTTTGGGAATGGACGAGCCAGGTCTGGTGTTATTGTCTTGCCATGTG gtgctggcaaGTCTCTGGTGGGGGTGACAGCCGCGTGCACTGTGCGCAAGCGGTGCCTGGTGCTCGGCAATTCTGCTGTGTCTGTGGAGCAGTGGAAGGCCCAGTTCAAGATGTGGTCCACCATCGACGACAGCCAGATCTGTCGCTTCACCTCTGATGCCAAAGACAAGCCCATTGGCTGCTCTGTTGCCATCAGCACATACTCCATGTTGGGGCACACGACAAAACGGTCTTGGGAAGCAGAAAGAGTCATGGAGTGGCTTAAAAGTCAAGAGTGGGGCCTTATGATACTGGATGAAGTCCATACCATTCCTG CAAAAATGTTCAGACGTGTGCTCACGATCGTCCAAGCTCACTGTAAACTGGGGCTGACTGCTACCCTGGTCAGAGAAGATGATAAAATTGTGGACCTGAACTTCCTTATTGGACCAAAGCTCTATGAAGCCAACTGGATGGAGCTGCAGAACAATGGCTACATTGCTAAAGTCCAGTGTGCTGAG GTCTGGTGCCCAATGTCACCTGAATTTTACAGAGAATATGTAGctattaaaacaaagaaaaggataCTGCTGTACACCATGAACCCCAATAAATTCAGAGCCTGTCAGTTCCTGATTAAGTTTCACGAGCGACGGAATGATAAAATCATCGTCTTTGCTGACAATGTGTTTGCACTGAAGGAATATGCAGTCAGACTTGGGAA ACCCTATATCTATGGTCCTACTGCACAAGGGGAAAGAATGCAAATTCTGCAAAACTTCAAGCACAATCCAAAAATCAACactattttcatttccaag GTAGGGGACACGTCCTTCGATCTGCCAGAAGCCAATGTTCTCATTCAGATTTCATCCCACGGTGGGTCACGAAGGCAGGAGGCTCAAAGGCTGGGACGAGTGCTGAGAGCCAAGAAAG GCATGGTTGCAGAGGAGTACAATgcctttttttattcccttgtATCCCAAGACACTCAGGAAATGGCATATTCAACAAAACGACAACGGTTTCTTGTAGATCAAGGTTATAGCTTCAAG GTAATCACAAAGCTGGCAGGCATGGAAGAAGAAGAACTTTCATTTTCAACCaaagaggaacagcagcagcttctccagaaaGTCCTGCAAGCATCTGACCTGGATGCTGAGGAGGAAGTAGTTGCTGGAGAATATGGTTCAAAGTCAGCTCAG GTGTCCCGCCGTCCAGGCACCATGAGCTCCATGTCTGGAGCAGATGACACCGTTTACATGGAGTACCACTCCTCACGGAGCAAGGCGTCCTCCAGCAAGCACATCCACCCCCTGTTCAAACGCTTCCGCAAGTGA